In the genome of Dermacentor silvarum isolate Dsil-2018 chromosome 1, BIME_Dsil_1.4, whole genome shotgun sequence, one region contains:
- the LOC119437567 gene encoding high-affinity choline transporter 1, protein MALNVAALVTMVVLYVVIFLVGLLGARKKRQQAREMSDASDSQLLMNGGRSFGMVVSTFTIVATWVDGGFLNGTVEVITERGLVWCQAVFGYSLSLLMGGLIIAGPVWRAGYVTMMDPLQETFGVTMASLLFLPALVGEVCWCGSILSALGSTLSVVTGLDSYVSVGVSAAVAVLYTVFGGVYSVAYTDVVQLSFIFIGLVSSSTFISSIAAAKYGAQLTATVAYSSVFFHVKK, encoded by the exons ATGGCGCTCAACGTGGCCGCCTTGGTCACCATGGTGGTCCTGTACGTGGTTATTTTCCTCGTGGGACTGCTGGGGGCCCGCAAGAAGAGACAGCAGGCCCGGGAGATGTCTGACGCTTCCGACAGCCAACTGCTCATGAACGGGGGCCGCAGCTTTGGGATGGTCGTCAGCACCTTCACTATCGTAG CCACCTGGGTAGACGGCGGCTTCTTGAACGGCACCGTGGAAGTGATAACAGAGCGGGGCCTGGTGTGGTGCCAGGCAGTGTTCGGCTACTCCCTCAGTCTACTCATGG GTGGCCTGATCATCGCGGGCCCCGTGTGGCGTGCGGGCTATGTGACCATGATGGACCCGCTGCAGGAGACGTTCGGTGTCACCATGGCCAGCCTGCTGTTCCTGCCCGCGCTCGTCGGAGAGGTCTGCTGGTGCGGGTCCATCCTCAGCGCACTCG GCAGCACGCTGAGCGTGGTGACCGGGCTGGACAGCTATGTGTCCGTGGGCGTGTCGGCGGCCGTGGCTGTGCTGTATACTGTCTTTGGGGGCGTCTATTCTGTCGCCTACACCGACGTAGTCCAGCTTTCATTCATCTTCATCGGACTCGTGAGTAGCAGCACATTTATTTCGTCGATCGCCGCGGCGAAATACGGCGCCCAGCTCACCGCGACAGTCGCATATTCTTCTGTTTTCTTCCATGTAAAAAAATAG